The following proteins are encoded in a genomic region of Leucoraja erinacea ecotype New England chromosome 23, Leri_hhj_1, whole genome shotgun sequence:
- the mrpl38 gene encoding 39S ribosomal protein L38, mitochondrial → MGYWRPGGGKMAALVRMRRALQCALFPFQKVVEPVRTVTSTAVLFKRTAPLGPLPNEDIDVTDLESLEKYRSYARYLQTAEKKSKQPFWWRTYKQYTQEPTPEKIDIGLPHFRTSRRKELKERRQILKANRNNNDLERASRHRTLLIPLDEVKAEWEKTNGPYNLRTIGEHYGIYRDLFNGATFIPRVRLRVQYDCEDYATPVYRGNVVTPTEAAEVPNVSFEAEDSSLWTLLFTNPDGHLGNNESEYVHWLVGNIPGNAISKGEQVCHYFPPFPAKGTGYHRCIFILFKQDKTINFEEDSRPNPCLSLKMRTFKTFDFYKKHQDLLTPAGVAFFQSCWDESVTHIFHNLLDMKEPIFEYEFPPTYHPPQKKYPHGQPLRYLDRYRDSHEPTYGIY, encoded by the exons ATGGGATACTGGAGGCCCGGTGGAGGGAAGATGGCGGCGCTAGTGAGGATGCGCCGAGCTTTGCAGTGCGCGTTATTTCCCTTCCAGAAGGTCGTGGAGCCGGTCAGGACGGTGACAAGCACTG CTGTGCTATTTAAACGAACAGCTCCACTAGGGCCATTACCCAATGAGGATATTGATGTGACAGACCTGGAGTCTCTGGAGAAATACCGTAGCTATGCACGGTATCTACAGACGGCAGAGAAAAAAAGCAAGCAGCCGTTCTGGTGGCGGACGTATAAACAATATACACAAGAACCCA ctccagagaaaatTGATATTGGTCTCCCTCATTTTAGAACGTCaaggaggaaggaactgaaggaacGCAGGCAAATCCTCAAGGCAAATCGCAACAACAACGACCTTGAGAGGGCATCACGGCACCGAACAT TATTGATTCCACTGGATGAAGTAAAAGCTGAATGGGAGAAAACAAATGGGCCTTACAATTTAAGAACTATTGGTGAACACTATGGAATTTATAGAGACCTGTTTAATGGAGCAACCTTCATTCCACGTGTAAGGCTGCGTGTTCAATATGACTGTGAGGACTATGCTACGCCAGTGTATCGTGGAAATGTGGTCACTCCCACAGAG GCTGCAGAGGTGCCCAATGTGTCATTTGAGGCAGAAGATAGCTCTCTGTGGACACTGCTGTTTACCAATCCAG ATGGACACCTCGGAAACAATGAATCAGAGTATGTCCATTGGTTGGT TGGTAATATTCCTGGAAATGCTATATCGAAAGGAGAGCAAGTTTGCCACTACTTCCCCCCATTTCCTGCTAAAGGCACCGGATATCATCGATGCATCTTCATTCTCTTTAAACAAGATAAAACAATTAATTTCGAAGAAGACTCCAGACCAAACCCTTG TCTCAGCCTGAAAATGCGAACCTTTAAAACCTTTGACTTCTACAAGAAGCATCAGGATCTGTTGACTCCAGCCGGGGTGGCTTTCTTCCAGAGTTGCTGGGACGAGTCTGTTACGCATATCTTCCACAATCTTCTTG ATATGAAGGAGCCAATATTTGAATATGAGTTCCCACCAACTTACCATCCGCCTCAGAAAAAATACCCACATGGGCAACCCCTCCGATACTTGGACCGATACAGAGACAGCCACGAACCCACCTACGGCATATACTGA